A part of Crassostrea angulata isolate pt1a10 chromosome 5, ASM2561291v2, whole genome shotgun sequence genomic DNA contains:
- the LOC128186159 gene encoding transcription factor SUM-1-like codes for MMMMADFRSCRYEPSHQNYAGHPLVAGEMPEGRQLTDLSYTNSSGNSDYYGSNNVTFHRHFDRPYGSEMYPYQSPNIPSRTFFSPLQPPSSDLSSVKSEFCAPPKDQRQYSEMKDAKNEKEIECEVKLIKGESSFEKCNENHGSECSSPSKEDSLDRDSLGSDDGEDSVPHVLAPGFHGPNRRCLLWACKACKRKTVAIDRRKAATLRERRRLRKVNEAFETLKRRTCPNPNQRLPKVEILRNAIEYIESLEELLHGNRIPRTDDHVNDSGSTSGSSDYMTVNSPQYYDKLHHLGDVHPGYTHGNGYEHHQQTSAQAQQQAHCGNVSSLDCLSLIVESISPKTSAGMMTGISPPERPL; via the exons atgatgatgatggcgGATTTTCGGAGTTGCCGGTATGAACCAAGCCACCAGAACTATGCTGGACATCCGTTGGTTGCAGGCGAGATGCCAGAAGGGCGCCAATTGACGGATTTATCTTACACCAATTCATCGGGGAACTCCGATTACTACGGTTCGAACAACGTAACATTTCATCGCCATTTCGATCGTCCCTACGGCTCCGAGATGTATCCTTACCAATCCCCCAATATCCCTTCAAGGACATTTTTTTCACCTCTACAGCCTCCATCTTCCGACCTCTCGAGCGTCAAATCCGAGTTTTGTGCCCCACCGAAAGATCAACGCCAATATTCTGAAATGAAGGATGCCAAAAATGAGAAAGAGATCGAGTGtgaagttaaactgataaaaggTGAATCTTCCTTTGAAAAATGCAATGAAAATCATGGTTCCGAGTGCAGTTCGCCATCAAAAGAGGATTCTCTAGACAGAGACAGTCTGGGTTCGGACGATGGAGAGGATAGTGTCCCCCACGTTCTAGCCCCGGGTTTTCACGGACCAAACCGAAGGTGTCTTCTGTGGGCCTGTAAAGCCTGTAAACGCAAAACTGTGGCCATCGATCGAAGGAAAGCGGCGACTCTTCGGGAACGAAGAAGACTTCGGAAAGTCAATGAAGCGTTCGAAACGCTAAAACGACGGACGTGTCCGAATCCCAACCAAAGACTGCCGAAAGTAGAAATTTTACGGAACGCCATAGAATATATTGAAAGTCTGGAAGAACTGTTACACGGCAATAGAATTCCCCGGACAGATGACCACGTAAACGACTCAGGGTCGACCAGTGGCAGTTCCGACTACATG ACTGTCAATAGTCCCCAGTACTACGACAAACTCCATCACCTAGGCGACGTACATCCGGGGTACACCCACGGCAATG gTTACGAACATCACCAACAGACATCTGCGCAAGCGCAGCAGCAAGCACATTGCGGAAACGTCTCCAGCTTGGACTGCCTGTCCTTGATCGTGGAGAGCATCAGCCCAAAGACTTCCGCCGGAATGATGACCGGGATCTCGCCACCAGAACGCCCTCTGTAG